A single region of the Pseudomonas mandelii genome encodes:
- a CDS encoding glutamine synthetase family protein, which produces MSERLSPLPMTTLVTTDLIGVTRGRSFPTDELEHYLATGCGWVPANSALTPQDIIASTNPWGAYGDLRLIPDLSSRVTVSNGPDAAAPALDFIHSDIHETDGRPWGACPRTLLRNEVQRYRAELGLQVNAAFEHEFNLSSGAADQLAFSLEAQRQGAEFGGWLLSALRAGGVEPEMFLPEYGKHQYEITCRPALGVAAADRAVNVREITREIARQMALDVSFAPKTSEHAVCNGVHLHVSLLDLDGQPLMYDAGTINGLSTLGQHWAAGILHYLPALCAFTAPTPVSYERLQPHHWSASYACLGQRNREAALRICPTVSLGGKSVAAQYNLEFRAMDATASPHLAMAALLIAGRLGIEQRLALNAITDEIPDSLNEEQRQAHGIVALPASLAEALECLRNSEALIEALPSALMDTWFALKTEELTLTEQLSPAERCEHYARLY; this is translated from the coding sequence ATGAGCGAACGCCTGTCGCCGCTGCCCATGACCACCCTTGTCACCACCGACTTGATCGGCGTGACCCGTGGCCGTTCGTTTCCCACGGACGAACTTGAACATTACCTGGCGACGGGCTGCGGCTGGGTGCCGGCCAACAGCGCCCTGACTCCGCAAGACATCATCGCCTCCACCAACCCGTGGGGCGCCTATGGCGATCTGCGGCTGATTCCCGACCTGAGCAGCCGGGTGACAGTCAGTAACGGCCCGGATGCCGCGGCCCCGGCGCTGGACTTCATCCACAGCGACATTCACGAAACCGATGGCCGCCCGTGGGGCGCCTGCCCACGCACGTTGTTGCGCAATGAAGTGCAGCGGTATCGCGCCGAATTGGGCTTGCAGGTCAACGCCGCGTTCGAACATGAATTCAACCTGAGCAGCGGCGCGGCCGATCAGCTGGCGTTCTCCCTTGAGGCCCAGCGTCAGGGCGCCGAGTTCGGTGGCTGGCTGCTCAGCGCCCTGCGCGCCGGTGGCGTCGAACCGGAAATGTTCCTGCCCGAATACGGCAAGCATCAATACGAAATCACCTGCCGCCCCGCCCTCGGCGTGGCCGCTGCGGACCGTGCGGTGAACGTGCGCGAGATCACCCGCGAGATCGCCCGGCAGATGGCCCTGGACGTGAGCTTCGCGCCGAAGACGTCCGAGCATGCCGTGTGCAACGGCGTCCATCTGCATGTCAGCCTGTTGGATCTGGACGGCCAACCGCTGATGTACGACGCCGGCACGATCAATGGCCTGTCGACCCTCGGCCAGCACTGGGCCGCCGGCATCCTGCATTACTTGCCAGCGCTGTGCGCGTTTACCGCACCGACACCGGTGTCCTACGAGCGCTTGCAGCCGCATCACTGGAGCGCCTCCTACGCCTGCCTCGGCCAGCGCAACCGCGAAGCGGCGCTGCGGATCTGCCCGACCGTGAGCCTGGGCGGCAAATCGGTGGCGGCGCAATACAACCTGGAATTTCGCGCCATGGACGCCACGGCGTCGCCGCACCTGGCGATGGCCGCGCTGCTGATCGCCGGTCGCCTGGGCATCGAGCAACGCCTGGCCTTGAACGCGATCACCGATGAAATCCCCGATTCCCTGAACGAAGAACAACGCCAGGCCCACGGCATCGTCGCCCTGCCCGCCTCCCTTGCCGAGGCGCTCGAGTGCCTGCGCAACAGCGAGGCGCTGATCGAAGCCCTGCCGAGCGCGTTGATGGACACCTGGTTCGCCCTTAAAACCGAGGAACTGACGCTGACGGAACAGCTGTCCCCCGCCGAACGCTGTGAGCACTATGCACGCCTGTACTGA
- a CDS encoding isochorismatase family cysteine hydrolase — MFTLPHHSPRDLPFTADHTALLLVDMQRAWLEPQFDPHLNGPDGEYFLTRTHMQVVPNQRRLLSAFRSAQQNVLHTIIESLTADGRDRSLDHKLSDMHLAKGSPQARIIDDLTPTENEIVLPKTSSGVFNSTNIDYVLRNLETRHLIIAGIVTDQCVDMAVRDAADRGYLVTLVEDACATYTPERHQACLNAIKGYCWITDTQTVLGRLQEMQA, encoded by the coding sequence ATGTTCACGCTCCCCCACCACTCGCCCCGGGACTTGCCGTTCACTGCCGATCACACCGCGCTGTTGCTGGTGGACATGCAGCGTGCCTGGCTCGAACCGCAGTTCGACCCGCACCTCAACGGACCGGATGGCGAGTACTTCCTGACCCGCACCCACATGCAGGTGGTGCCCAATCAACGCCGATTGCTCAGTGCCTTTCGCAGCGCGCAGCAAAATGTGCTGCACACGATCATCGAAAGCCTGACCGCCGATGGCCGCGACCGCTCGCTGGACCACAAGCTCTCGGACATGCACTTGGCCAAGGGCAGCCCCCAGGCGCGGATCATCGACGACCTGACGCCGACAGAAAACGAAATCGTCTTGCCCAAGACTTCTTCCGGGGTCTTCAACTCCACCAACATCGACTACGTGTTGCGCAACCTTGAAACGCGGCACCTGATCATCGCCGGCATCGTCACCGACCAGTGCGTGGACATGGCGGTGCGTGACGCCGCCGACCGTGGTTACCTGGTGACGCTAGTGGAGGATGCCTGCGCGACCTACACGCCGGAGCGTCATCAAGCCTGCCTGAACGCGATCAAGGGTTACTGCTGGATCACCGACACCCAGACCGTGCTCGGCCGGTTGCAGGAGATGCAAGCATGA
- a CDS encoding MurR/RpiR family transcriptional regulator: MPSLRDLITDPALDLTPAERKVIRALLDQYPRNGLGPMSRLAEHAGVSDPTIVRLVKKLGFSGYADFQDALLSDMDHRLRSPSALLQLRSHVQKDDAWSHYLAETHRALVDTHALTQPEDVRILVQWLLDTRHQVHCFGGRFSSFLANYLLNHLRLLRPGCFALEDNAQLPDRLFDVQRQDVVLVFDYRRYQSQALRVANAAKSRYARVVLFTDIYASPLREMADLIISAPVESVSAFDTMVPALAQIEALIACLTLRSPELADRLEGIDALRTDFATHLLEDK; the protein is encoded by the coding sequence ATGCCCTCTCTCAGAGACCTGATCACCGATCCCGCCCTGGACCTTACGCCGGCGGAACGCAAAGTCATCCGTGCCTTGCTGGACCAATACCCGCGTAACGGGCTGGGGCCGATGTCACGCTTGGCCGAACATGCCGGTGTCAGCGACCCCACCATTGTGCGGCTGGTGAAAAAACTGGGTTTCAGCGGTTACGCCGATTTCCAGGATGCCTTGCTCAGTGACATGGACCACCGCCTCCGGTCCCCCAGCGCCCTGTTGCAGCTTCGTTCTCATGTTCAGAAAGACGACGCCTGGAGCCATTACCTGGCGGAGACCCATCGGGCGCTGGTGGATACCCATGCGCTGACCCAACCCGAAGATGTGCGGATTCTGGTGCAGTGGCTGCTCGATACCCGTCATCAGGTTCACTGCTTTGGCGGGCGCTTCAGCAGTTTCCTCGCCAATTATTTGCTCAACCATTTGCGCTTGCTGCGCCCGGGCTGTTTCGCCCTGGAAGACAACGCACAACTGCCGGACCGGCTGTTCGACGTGCAGCGTCAGGACGTGGTGCTGGTGTTCGACTATCGCCGCTACCAGTCACAGGCCCTGCGCGTAGCCAATGCGGCGAAAAGCCGATACGCCCGGGTGGTGTTGTTCACGGACATCTATGCTTCACCGCTGCGGGAAATGGCCGACCTGATTATCAGTGCGCCGGTGGAATCGGTGTCGGCCTTCGACACCATGGTTCCGGCGCTGGCCCAGATCGAGGCGCTGATTGCCTGCCTGACCCTGCGCAGCCCGGAGCTGGCCGATCGCCTGGAAGGCATCGATGCCCTGCGAACCGATTTCGCCACCCACCTGCTGGAGGATAAATAA
- a CDS encoding histidine phosphatase family protein → MQATRLTLMCHARTVAQKLASFPTNEPLEFYGQLAKGSRSGQFEGAPRVLCGPELRTQQTAELFGNDVEIVSALRDCDFGRWSGVRINDLQKSEPEALQTWLDDPTSAPHGGESVAQLCERVAQWLQALVATPGHVLAITHPFVIRAALTQVLQAKAFNLIDVEPLSAVELRFTGRWRLRLLGGEI, encoded by the coding sequence GTGCAGGCAACCCGTTTGACCCTGATGTGCCACGCGCGAACAGTCGCACAAAAATTGGCGAGTTTTCCTACGAATGAGCCGTTGGAATTTTATGGCCAATTGGCAAAGGGATCGCGCAGCGGTCAGTTCGAGGGGGCGCCACGGGTGCTCTGTGGACCGGAGTTGCGCACGCAGCAGACCGCCGAGTTGTTTGGCAATGACGTTGAAATCGTTTCGGCCCTGAGGGATTGTGACTTCGGACGGTGGAGCGGGGTGCGGATCAATGACCTGCAAAAGTCCGAACCCGAGGCACTGCAAACCTGGCTAGATGATCCGACCTCGGCGCCCCATGGCGGTGAGTCGGTCGCGCAACTCTGTGAACGCGTGGCGCAGTGGCTCCAGGCCCTTGTGGCAACACCGGGGCATGTCCTTGCCATCACCCATCCCTTTGTCATTCGCGCAGCACTGACGCAGGTGTTGCAGGCCAAGGCATTCAACCTGATCGACGTCGAACCGTTGTCGGCCGTCGAGTTGCGGTTCACCGGCCGCTGGCGCCTGCGCTTGCTTGGAGGAGAAATTTGA
- the cobF gene encoding precorrin-6A synthase (deacetylating) — protein MKKLLVIGIGAGNPDYITMQAVKALNLVDVFFLMDKGQSKDKLIDLRREICERYITGHDYRFVQAHSPERERGEVDYKTSVDDLNLAKQQTFERLINEELSDGQCGGFLVWGDPALYDSTLRILQAILASGRCAFEYDVIPGITSVQALAAQHKVPLNRIGRSIEITTGRRLAAGQVSDADSLVVMLDAEDSYHQVADQETEIYWGAYLGTPDEILISGKLKDVAPEIERVRKAARVANGWIMDTYLLRKP, from the coding sequence ATGAAGAAGCTGCTGGTCATTGGCATCGGCGCCGGCAACCCTGACTACATCACAATGCAGGCCGTGAAGGCGCTGAACCTCGTCGACGTGTTTTTCCTGATGGACAAGGGCCAGAGCAAGGACAAATTGATCGACCTGCGCCGTGAGATCTGCGAGCGCTACATCACCGGTCACGACTACCGCTTCGTCCAAGCCCATAGCCCGGAACGCGAGCGCGGGGAGGTGGACTACAAGACCAGTGTCGACGATCTGAACCTTGCCAAGCAGCAGACCTTCGAGCGGCTGATCAATGAGGAACTGTCCGACGGCCAGTGCGGCGGTTTTCTGGTGTGGGGCGATCCGGCGTTGTACGACAGCACCCTGCGGATTTTGCAGGCGATCCTGGCCTCGGGCCGTTGTGCGTTCGAGTATGACGTGATCCCCGGAATCACCAGCGTTCAGGCGCTGGCGGCGCAGCACAAGGTACCGCTGAATCGCATCGGCCGCTCAATTGAAATCACCACCGGCCGACGGCTGGCAGCGGGGCAAGTGAGCGATGCCGACAGCCTCGTGGTGATGCTCGATGCCGAGGATTCCTACCATCAAGTGGCGGATCAGGAGACGGAGATTTACTGGGGCGCGTATCTGGGGACGCCGGATGAAATCCTGATCAGCGGCAAGCTCAAGGACGTGGCGCCGGAGATTGAGCGGGTGCGCAAGGCGGCGCGGGTGGCGAATGGGTGGATTATGGATACTTACCTGTTGCGCAAGCCTTGA
- the ftrA gene encoding transcriptional regulator FtrA, whose amino-acid sequence MQPNPGLVAILVYDGLCTFEFGIAVEIFGLARPEFDFPWYEHRIVAVDQGPMRAMGGIQVLADGGMELLEEARTIIIPGWRDRNAPVPEHVLAALRQAHARGARLLSICSGVFVLAATGLLDGHGATTHWRYAAELAERFPNIRVDPDVLYVDSGQLITSAGSAAGIDACLHLVTRDLGTQVANSVARRLVMSPQRTGGQAQFIPTPVSPTPRSDLSRVMQWARERLHEPLEVRELASEAAMSERTFLRRFTEATGMPPKAWLQHERLARAKELLESTGQNTDQIAAQCGYRSVESFRVAFRGVVGVPPSVYRERFGRGVKAII is encoded by the coding sequence ATGCAACCGAACCCTGGATTGGTCGCGATTCTGGTCTACGACGGCCTCTGTACGTTCGAATTCGGCATCGCCGTGGAGATCTTCGGCCTGGCGCGGCCGGAGTTCGACTTCCCTTGGTATGAGCATCGTATCGTCGCCGTGGATCAGGGCCCGATGCGCGCCATGGGCGGGATTCAGGTGCTGGCCGATGGCGGCATGGAACTGCTCGAAGAGGCCCGCACGATCATCATTCCCGGCTGGCGCGATCGCAACGCGCCGGTACCGGAACACGTGCTCGCCGCCCTGCGCCAGGCGCATGCGCGGGGAGCGCGGTTGCTGTCGATCTGCTCCGGTGTGTTTGTGCTGGCGGCGACCGGCCTGCTGGACGGGCACGGCGCCACCACCCATTGGCGCTATGCCGCTGAGTTGGCCGAACGTTTTCCGAACATTCGGGTGGACCCGGATGTGCTCTATGTCGATTCCGGTCAATTGATCACCTCGGCGGGCAGCGCGGCGGGGATCGATGCGTGCCTGCACCTGGTGACGCGGGACTTAGGCACGCAGGTGGCCAACTCCGTGGCGCGGCGCCTGGTGATGTCGCCGCAACGCACCGGCGGTCAGGCGCAGTTTATTCCTACGCCCGTCAGCCCGACGCCGCGCAGCGATTTGTCCCGTGTCATGCAGTGGGCCCGGGAACGCTTGCACGAACCGCTGGAGGTTCGCGAACTGGCGAGCGAGGCGGCCATGAGTGAACGCACGTTCCTGCGTCGGTTTACCGAGGCCACCGGCATGCCGCCCAAGGCGTGGTTGCAGCATGAGCGGCTGGCGCGGGCGAAGGAGTTGCTGGAGAGCACCGGGCAAAACACCGACCAGATTGCCGCGCAGTGTGGGTATCGCTCGGTGGAAAGCTTTCGCGTGGCGTTTCGTGGGGTGGTGGGCGTGCCGCCGTCAGTGTATCGGGAGCGGTTTGGGCGTGGGGTCAAAGCCATTATTTGA
- a CDS encoding rhodanese-like domain-containing protein, which translates to MTSQVRAIPAAPSAIALMHFSNRLTFETDCSDVYGSQQSGDVDFVLVDVRGPLAFERGHVPGAINIPGRLLTAESLAGYPTSTLFVVYCAGPHCNGVHKAAVKLAALGYPVKEMIGGVTGWLDEGLELSVAVQRPATTAIGCEC; encoded by the coding sequence ATGACCAGCCAGGTCCGCGCCATTCCCGCAGCCCCTTCGGCCATTGCCCTGATGCACTTCAGCAACCGTCTGACCTTTGAAACCGATTGTTCCGACGTGTACGGCAGCCAGCAGTCCGGCGATGTGGATTTTGTCCTGGTGGACGTTCGCGGACCGTTGGCGTTCGAACGCGGGCATGTGCCCGGCGCGATCAACATTCCGGGACGCCTGCTCACCGCCGAGAGCCTGGCGGGTTACCCGACGTCCACCTTGTTTGTGGTCTATTGCGCCGGGCCGCACTGTAACGGTGTGCACAAGGCGGCGGTGAAGCTGGCGGCGCTGGGTTACCCGGTCAAGGAGATGATCGGCGGCGTGACCGGGTGGCTGGATGAGGGGTTGGAACTGAGTGTTGCGGTGCAGCGGCCTGCCACCACCGCTATCGGTTGCGAATGCTGA
- a CDS encoding ABC transporter substrate-binding protein, producing the protein MKKLVMFGALALSMLSLTAVADDAKPIRIGIEAGYPPFSMKTPDGKLTGFDVDIGDALCEQMKVKCTWVEQEFDGLIPALKVKKIDAILSSMTITDDRKKNVDFTIKYYHTPARFVMKAGTDIKDPLTELKGKKVGVLRASTHDRFATEVLVPAGINLVRYGSQQEANLDMVSGRVDALLADSVNLDDGFLKTDAGKGFAFVGPTYEDAKYFGGGAGIAVRKGDTALADKFNTAITEIRANGKYKQVQDKYFDFDVYGQ; encoded by the coding sequence ATGAAGAAGCTAGTGATGTTTGGTGCCTTGGCACTGTCGATGTTGTCCCTGACCGCCGTGGCCGATGACGCCAAGCCGATCCGCATCGGTATCGAAGCCGGTTACCCGCCATTCTCGATGAAAACCCCTGACGGTAAACTCACCGGTTTCGACGTCGATATCGGCGACGCGCTGTGCGAGCAGATGAAAGTGAAGTGCACCTGGGTCGAGCAAGAATTCGATGGCCTGATCCCGGCACTGAAAGTGAAGAAAATCGACGCGATCCTGTCGTCCATGACCATCACTGACGATCGTAAGAAGAACGTCGATTTCACCATCAAGTACTACCACACCCCGGCTCGTTTCGTGATGAAGGCAGGCACCGACATCAAGGACCCGCTGACCGAACTCAAGGGCAAGAAAGTGGGTGTGCTGCGCGCCAGTACCCACGACCGCTTCGCCACCGAAGTGCTGGTTCCGGCCGGTATCAACCTGGTTCGCTACGGCTCCCAGCAGGAAGCCAACCTGGACATGGTGTCCGGTCGCGTAGACGCGCTGCTGGCCGACTCGGTCAACCTGGACGACGGTTTCCTGAAAACCGACGCCGGTAAAGGCTTCGCGTTCGTCGGCCCGACCTACGAAGACGCCAAGTACTTCGGCGGCGGCGCCGGTATCGCTGTGCGCAAGGGCGATACTGCGCTGGCCGACAAATTCAACACCGCCATCACCGAAATCCGCGCCAACGGCAAGTACAAGCAAGTGCAAGACAAGTACTTCGACTTTGACGTTTACGGCCAGTAA
- a CDS encoding succinylglutamate desuccinylase/aspartoacylase family protein, producing the protein MQRIDHPLPWSHLGTERTLSVFRYGAGPRKVYIQASLHADELPGMRTAWELKKRLAELETRGQLQGVIELVPVANPIGLDQHLQGSHMGRFELGSGKNFNRAFVELSTPVAALIGDQLGQDAQANIALIRRTMGQVLDDLPAPASQLEAMHRLLLRHACEADITLDLHCDFDAAIHLYALPQHWPQWQSLAARLKAGVALLCEDSGGSSFDESCSSPWLRLARAFPEAAIPPANLATTLELGSMGDTRVDQAQANCEAILGFLAEQGFITGTWPAAPSECCEGMPFEGTEYLFAPHHGVVSFLRDSGEWVEKGDALFEVVDPLSDRVTTVRAGTSGVLFAIDRGRYTQPGTWQAKVAGREVIRVGKLVND; encoded by the coding sequence ATGCAACGCATCGACCATCCTCTGCCCTGGAGCCACCTGGGCACCGAACGCACCCTCAGCGTGTTTCGTTACGGCGCGGGTCCTCGCAAGGTTTACATCCAGGCCAGCCTGCACGCTGACGAGTTGCCCGGCATGCGCACAGCCTGGGAGCTGAAGAAACGCCTGGCGGAACTCGAAACCCGGGGCCAGTTGCAGGGCGTGATCGAGCTGGTGCCGGTGGCCAATCCGATCGGTCTTGACCAGCACCTGCAAGGCAGCCATATGGGGCGCTTCGAGCTGGGCAGCGGCAAGAACTTCAACCGCGCCTTCGTTGAACTCAGTACCCCGGTGGCCGCATTGATTGGCGACCAGCTGGGTCAAGATGCGCAGGCCAACATCGCGCTGATTCGCCGGACCATGGGCCAAGTCCTCGACGACTTGCCGGCACCGGCTTCGCAGCTGGAAGCCATGCACCGCCTGCTGCTGCGGCACGCCTGCGAGGCTGACATCACGCTGGACCTGCATTGCGATTTCGATGCGGCCATTCATTTGTATGCGTTGCCACAACACTGGCCGCAGTGGCAATCCCTGGCCGCGCGTCTTAAGGCCGGGGTGGCGTTGCTCTGTGAAGACTCCGGCGGCAGTTCATTCGATGAGTCCTGTTCGTCGCCGTGGCTGCGCCTGGCGCGGGCCTTCCCCGAGGCGGCGATTCCCCCGGCCAATCTGGCGACGACGCTGGAACTGGGCAGCATGGGCGATACGCGAGTCGATCAGGCCCAGGCCAATTGCGAGGCGATTCTGGGGTTCCTCGCCGAGCAGGGTTTCATCACGGGCACCTGGCCTGCGGCACCCAGCGAGTGCTGTGAAGGCATGCCGTTCGAGGGCACCGAATACCTGTTTGCACCGCATCACGGGGTGGTCAGTTTTCTGCGTGATTCGGGTGAGTGGGTGGAGAAGGGCGATGCGCTGTTTGAGGTGGTTGATCCGCTGAGCGACCGCGTGACAACCGTGCGCGCCGGGACCAGCGGTGTGTTGTTTGCGATTGATCGCGGGCGGTATACGCAGCCGGGGACGTGGCAGGCGAAGGTGGCGGGGCGTGAGGTGATTCGGGTGGGGAAACTGGTTAACGACTGA
- a CDS encoding alpha/beta hydrolase: MLKFLALLTLLASATVHAEPPLHTDLPLKYLEQAHPESRHQPLVIFLHGYGSNEQDLFDIKDQLPAQYTFLSVRAPMVMEEGSYKWFREKGNAAYNGETDDLKASGQVLLDFIAQAAKKYHTEPDKVFLVGFSQGAIMSYEVALRHPEAVGGIAALSGRILPVLKSELKPDEKRQKLAIFIGHGTADKRLPYIDGTEANNLLQSLSLKPEFHAYPGVGHSISATEMQDLSAWLQRLNP, encoded by the coding sequence ATGTTGAAGTTTCTCGCTCTGCTGACGCTGCTGGCCTCGGCCACCGTCCACGCTGAACCCCCGCTGCACACTGATCTGCCGCTCAAATATCTTGAGCAGGCGCATCCCGAGTCCCGCCACCAGCCCCTGGTGATTTTCCTCCACGGTTACGGCAGTAACGAGCAGGACCTGTTCGATATCAAGGATCAATTGCCTGCGCAATACACCTTCCTGTCAGTGCGGGCACCGATGGTGATGGAGGAGGGCAGTTACAAGTGGTTTCGCGAGAAGGGCAACGCTGCCTACAACGGTGAGACCGATGATCTGAAGGCCAGCGGCCAGGTGCTGCTGGACTTCATTGCACAGGCGGCGAAGAAGTATCACACCGAACCCGACAAGGTATTCCTTGTGGGTTTCAGCCAGGGCGCGATCATGTCCTACGAGGTGGCGCTGCGTCATCCCGAAGCCGTCGGCGGGATTGCGGCGCTGAGCGGGCGGATTCTGCCGGTGCTGAAATCCGAACTCAAACCGGATGAAAAACGCCAGAAGCTGGCGATCTTCATCGGTCATGGCACGGCAGACAAACGCTTGCCGTACATCGACGGCACCGAGGCCAACAACCTGTTACAGAGCCTGTCTCTCAAGCCTGAGTTTCATGCCTACCCCGGTGTCGGTCACAGCATCAGTGCCACCGAAATGCAGGATTTGAGCGCCTGGTTGCAGCGCCTCAACCCCTGA
- a CDS encoding DcrB/PsbP domain-containing protein codes for MSLLSKKAVVLLLTAAASLGALNASAAKATASDKAPAQVVSMLGGKFKFTLPKGFIANPLPAGDAATGTAGATGTMYTNQTTKTVVIAAENTIPGGANVKDNDGPFLDSAAADFASEQAKALPDFTKLSEKSLTQKGTGLGLRQIDSTATQGGGKTLDTTVMAASNTRMAIVQVISRLSDNGGHETLVKQIVSGK; via the coding sequence ATGTCATTGTTGAGTAAAAAAGCCGTTGTCCTGTTACTGACGGCGGCCGCCAGCCTGGGGGCGTTGAATGCCTCTGCCGCCAAGGCCACCGCCAGCGATAAAGCGCCAGCGCAAGTGGTCTCGATGCTCGGCGGCAAGTTCAAGTTCACCCTGCCCAAGGGCTTCATCGCCAACCCGCTCCCGGCCGGCGACGCGGCTACCGGTACAGCCGGGGCAACGGGCACCATGTACACCAACCAGACCACCAAAACCGTCGTAATCGCCGCTGAAAACACCATCCCCGGTGGCGCCAACGTCAAGGATAACGACGGTCCGTTCCTCGACTCCGCAGCGGCCGACTTCGCCTCAGAACAAGCCAAGGCGCTGCCGGACTTCACCAAACTCAGCGAAAAAAGCCTGACGCAGAAAGGCACCGGTCTGGGCTTGCGGCAGATCGACAGCACCGCCACCCAGGGCGGCGGCAAAACCCTCGACACCACAGTGATGGCCGCGTCCAACACGCGCATGGCGATCGTTCAGGTGATTTCCCGCCTCAGCGACAACGGCGGCCACGAGACGCTGGTCAAGCAGATCGTCAGCGGCAAATAA
- the yddG gene encoding aromatic amino acid exporter YddG — MSLASSLVRPPHSATAVGVIAIVLWSCLALLTTLTEGIPPFELLTLSFGIAFVASLVILGRRGLAGFSSWRQPWAVWVTGFVGIFVYHALYFFALKVAPAAEASLINYLWPLLLVLLSAFSAGEKLHKRQMLGALLGLAGTAFIMQQHGPEAGASMPIAGYLAAFGCAVIWAGYSVINRRFNNVPSSIIGGICGMSAASGLICHLAFETTVLPDPGQWTAIVVLGLGPVGLAFLAWDHATKHGSLATLGALSYLAPLISTLLLLAVGRSQAGPILIVPAVLIIAGAVIATSSASDRAPATRSIVPNE, encoded by the coding sequence ATGAGTCTCGCATCGTCCCTCGTCCGTCCCCCCCACTCAGCCACCGCCGTTGGCGTGATCGCGATAGTTCTCTGGTCCTGCCTCGCGCTGTTGACCACCCTCACCGAAGGCATTCCGCCCTTTGAACTGCTGACACTGAGCTTCGGCATAGCGTTTGTGGCGAGCCTGGTGATTCTGGGTCGACGCGGGCTCGCCGGCTTCAGTAGCTGGCGACAGCCCTGGGCGGTATGGGTGACCGGGTTCGTGGGCATTTTCGTTTATCACGCGCTGTATTTTTTCGCGCTCAAAGTAGCCCCGGCGGCCGAAGCCAGTCTGATCAACTACCTGTGGCCGCTGTTGCTGGTGCTGCTCTCGGCGTTCTCGGCCGGGGAAAAGCTGCACAAGCGGCAAATGCTCGGCGCGCTGCTGGGGCTGGCCGGCACCGCGTTCATCATGCAACAACACGGCCCGGAGGCTGGCGCATCGATGCCCATCGCCGGTTATCTCGCGGCCTTCGGCTGTGCGGTGATCTGGGCCGGTTACTCGGTGATCAACCGACGGTTCAACAACGTGCCCAGCAGCATCATCGGCGGGATCTGCGGTATGTCGGCCGCGTCTGGTCTGATTTGCCATCTGGCCTTCGAAACCACGGTACTGCCTGATCCCGGCCAATGGACCGCGATTGTGGTGCTTGGCCTCGGGCCGGTCGGGCTGGCATTTCTTGCCTGGGACCACGCCACCAAACACGGCAGTCTGGCGACGCTGGGGGCGCTTTCCTATCTGGCACCGTTGATATCGACGTTATTGCTGCTTGCCGTGGGACGCAGCCAGGCCGGTCCGATCCTGATCGTGCCTGCCGTGTTGATCATCGCGGGGGCGGTGATCGCCACGTCGAGCGCAAGCGATAGAGCGCCCGCAACACGTTCAATTGTTCCGAACGAGTAA
- a CDS encoding chalcone isomerase family protein, protein MNRLRLRLYHGVLLLGLSCTQALANWQEALPGAQIIGAGEFRVFGFDVYNARLWSAARPLAPDQPFALELIYQRSISRDDLVQASVDEIKRLSGASVSTEQLERWKVQMQQSFVDVKAGMRITGVYLPGQGARFFVGQQPQHEVKDPQFARAFFDIWLDPRTRNPELRQQLLGSAKP, encoded by the coding sequence ATGAACAGACTCCGGTTGCGCCTGTATCACGGTGTGTTGTTGCTGGGATTGTCATGCACCCAGGCCTTGGCCAATTGGCAGGAGGCATTGCCCGGCGCGCAGATCATCGGCGCCGGCGAGTTTCGGGTGTTCGGATTCGATGTCTACAACGCTCGGCTCTGGAGTGCGGCCCGGCCTTTGGCGCCAGACCAGCCGTTTGCCCTGGAGCTGATCTATCAGCGCAGCATTTCCCGCGATGATTTGGTGCAGGCCAGTGTCGATGAAATCAAGCGGTTGTCCGGCGCCTCGGTCAGCACCGAGCAACTCGAGCGCTGGAAGGTGCAGATGCAACAGTCGTTCGTCGACGTAAAAGCCGGCATGCGCATTACCGGCGTTTATTTGCCGGGGCAGGGCGCGCGGTTCTTTGTCGGCCAGCAGCCGCAACACGAAGTGAAAGACCCGCAATTCGCCCGGGCCTTTTTCGATATCTGGCTCGACCCACGTACACGTAATCCGGAGTTGCGCCAGCAGTTGCTGGGCAGCGCCAAGCCTTGA